The Nitrospira sp. sequence AGCTGTGGTAGTGAAAGCCGATCTTGTCTGACAAGACGGAATCGCGGAAAAAGACGGCGACACCACGGCCCAGCCCATTTTTAGCTCGATACGCTTGGCATAGGACATTTGAGTCCTGGACGTCGTAACCATACTGCCCAGAGCGTGCCAGGACGCCGCGATCGGTCGCGATCCATCGCACGCCGGACTCTGTGAAAAGAGAGATAACCGACTGGCCGACCGCGCCCTCAGCAGGCCATATCCCGGCGGGCGGATGCCCGAAGCGTTCTTCGTAGAACCGCCTAGCACGATGGAATTGTGCCACTGCGTCTTCTGGGTGGTGAAACCGCCGGGGATGCACTGCGCCAGGACGATCAATGGTGGCGCGATCCGAATCAACAAGCAGCGGAAGGATAGGATGGTAGAAGGGGGTAGTGGAAACCTCGATTTGGCCTCGCTCTTGGAGCTGTCGATGGATCGTGGCGACATTGTGCAGGATCTTTAGTTGCTCCGTGATCATCTGCTCAATCTCACGGGCGGTATAGCCTGCGCCCTTTTCGACGAAGCGACGCACGGAGGAAGTTCTGCCATTAGGCAGCGCCACCTTGCCTTCTTGAAACTCTGGGCCGAACCAGGACAGGTTGAACCACATCTGGAGATCCGCGAGATCCTGGACCGTGAACGCACGACTGTTCTGGCGCTGCTCAAACAGTTCACGATAACGAGGCCAGGGAAAGATCTGGGTGTGCCAGTCGGCTTCGTAGAAGGTGGCGAGGAGCTCCTCGCGTTGGGCGGTTGAAAGCCGGTGCGCAGGAGTCATGGTCAGATCAAGGGCGCGATCCGTCGCCCCGCGCTCGACATAGTCCTCGATCTGCCACAGCAGCACCGGGGTCAGGTTGATGGTGAGGTGGACCTGAGGATGCTGTTCCAGCAACGCAGCCATAGCGTAGTAATCGCGGATGGCGTGCAGCCGCACCCAGGGGAACCGATACGATCCCTGCGGTCGCTTGGCTTTGAGATTTTTGTACAATGGCTGGTGTTGATGCCAAAGGATCGCGAGATGAATTTTGGGACCTACCTGAAAGGTGAAGGGGCCAATTTCACAAGCCCCGGACGGCGAACTCCCGTGCAGCCTGTACTCCACCCGATCTCCATCTGCAAACGGCCCGACGTTGATGAACCAGTAGCTATTGGCATCGCGGTTGAAGTTCCACGTTCCCTCGACACGCCTGGCCTCCTCGGCCCCGTTCGAATGCACAACCCGAACGTCGATCCAGGCATGCTGGCCCTCCTCGATCGGCCATGTGCCGAACTGGAGGTTAACGTTCTGCCCCGCACTAACATGGAACGGAAAGCACGGCGTGTCCGATGTGAGATGCCAGATCACCATGCTCTATGATTCTCCTGCTTCTTCTACCTCCATCATGTCGTCAAACGGCTGGTTCTGACTATCAACCCATCAACTATCCAGACGCCCGTCAATTTGTTCTCGTCTCTGCCTTCCCCATCGCGGGAAGAAGGCGGGTGTGGTCTCTGCATAACGATCATAGGACTCGCCGAATTCCGCACGGACCTGCCTCTCCTCTTTGTGAGCGAGACGGACATACATCGTCACGAGTATGGGGAACATGAACAATGTTGGAATGGTTGGCCATTGGAGGAGAAAACCCAGCATGATCACGATGAAGGCTACATACTGCGGATGTCTTATCCGGGCATAGGGTCCGGTCATGGCGAGGGTCTGGCTTCGTTGCGCCCTATACAAGACTTCCCACGAAGCCGCCAGTAGAAAGAACCCTCCGAAGATCAGCAGCCCACTGAGAATGTGCAAGGGATCACTATGCGCATGGCTTTTCATGCCCAGCAGGGTATGCCAGAGATGCCCGGTTTCGTGGGACCATAGATTTACTCCGGGATATCGGCTTTCCAGCCATCCGGAGAGCAGATAGATGGTCAAGGGGAATCCGTACATCTCGGCAAACAGAGCCACGATAAACGCCGAAAAGGCACCCAGGGATCGCCAATCGCGTGTCGTCCGCGGCCGCGTGAAGCTAAACGCGAAGAGGATAAACACCACCGAGTTGATGATCACTAACGACCATAACCCATAAGCCGATCCTTCATCCATGGGAATGGCCTCCGGTGTTGGCCTGTGAGTCGGGCTGCTTCCCGCCTGGTGGAGATTCGGAGTCATGACCACCATGTCGCCTGTGTAGAAGGAGATGGAACAACGGGCAGGCGAACAAGAGAAGATAGGGGAGTATTCCGAACACATGCGCCCGGTGTTCGGTCACGAGAAAAAATCCCAGGACCGCGAGAAAGGCGTAGAGAACGAGCCGTCGTAAATTATTCATCGAAATGGACCTCACTTGCACCGGTGGATCATCGACGCGTGCATTTGCTCTTACACATAGGCATTGGCGGCATACTGCTGGACCATGCGGTGGGTGTTGAAGAATGACGCGTTGAACGCCATCGTATGCCGCATCACGTTGATCCAACGATCCCGCGATTGGTAGTACATCGGCACGATCGTCCATCGCAGCTTCTGATACAGCTCACGCGCCTCTTCCGCTTCATCGGCGACTTGCCCCAATGTCCGTGAGCCGATCGACCAACCCGTCACGCCTTCGATGTGGCCTTCCACCCACCAGCCGTCCAACACACTCAAGCTTGGCACACCGTTGTGGGCCGCTTTCATGCCGGACGTCCCGGATGCTTCGAGCGGCCGCTGAGGCGTGTTCAGCCACAGATCCACGCCGGCTGTCAGGAGCCGGGCGAGGGTTACGTCGTAGTTGTCGAGGTAGAGAATCGTCACATCCCGTTCGAGCTGCTTAGCCGCTTGCACGATCCGGCGGATCATGTCCTTGCCGGGCTCATCCTTGGGGTGCGCCTTGCCCGCGAACAAGATCTGCAGCGGTCCTGCGTTCTTGGCCACGGCGGTCAATTCACGAGGTGCCGACAAGATTAAATCGGCCCGCTTGTATAAGGTTGCACGGCGGGCGAAGCCGATCGTGAAGGCATCCGGCCTCAACTGCTGCTGAGTGCGCTGCCTCACTTCTTCAAGCAGCCGCGTCTTGGCCTTGATATGCGCGTTCCAGATCTCCTGATTTGGGACACTAATCGTGTAGCGAAGAGAGAACGGATCGGTTCGCCAACCGGGAATCGACCGATCGTAAAGATCCTGGAAGCTCTCGCTGGTCCAGGTGACTGAATGGATGCCGTTCGTGATCGAATCGATGACATGCGCGGGAAACATCTGTTGCGAGACTTCGCCATGCCGCTTGGCCACGCCATTGACATAGGTGCTCATGTTGAAGCCCAGGAGCGTCATGTTCAGGCGGTCCTGCCCACCTAGCATCTGTAAGACTTCCAACGGTAGTAGGTCCCCCATGACCCGACGAACACGGTCATACGCGAATTGATCGTGGCCGGACGGAACCGGCGTGTGGGTGGTAAAGACGCAGCGCCGTCTTACCGCAGGGAAGTCCCACTCTGTGGAACCGACCGGAGTTGACTCGCGTAGGAGTTGGAGCGTCAAGAAAGCGGCATGACCTTCATTCATATGGAATCGTTCCACTGCGGAATACCCAAGAGCCTGGAGCATTCGGATGCCGCCGATGCCCAGGATGATTTCTTGCGCGAGCCGGTAGCGGTCATCCCCTCCGTAGAGCCACAAGCTCAGCTCTCGGTCTTGCTGGGCATTGTCCGGACGATTGGCATCCAACAAGAGCACTGGTACCCGACCGCCCGTGACACCGATAAGATCATATTGCCAAGCCTGGACGATCACTGTCCGTGCTTCGATGGCCACGGTCACTGTGGCCGGGAGGAGGCGAAGTTGGACTCTCGGCTCCCACGACACCGGCTGCTCGTGCTGGTTGCCCCACTCGTCCAGCTTCTGCTCAAAATATCCGTTCCAGTACAGGAGGCTGACTCCAACGGCCGGAATTTTGAGATCGGCAAACGATCGGAGCGTATCTCCCGCTAGAACCCCCAACCCTCCACTGTAGGTGGGCATTGCAGGATCAAGCGCCACTTCCATCGTAAAATACGCTACACGTTGGGTGAAGGGGCCAGCCGTCCCGGCCGGTTCAAGCGGTCTCAGGTATCTCTCGGGACCAGCGAGGAAGGTGCGCCGACACAGATCGGAACAGAAGTAGAACATCCGGTCTCCGTAAGTGGCCGCCAAGGCCTGCTCTTGGAAGACCTTCATGCCACAGACCGGATCTTTCATACGGTATCTCCCATTTGCGGTGCCACCACGCCAGCAAAGTAGGGGACGGCCAACGTCGGATCACCACCGTCACTCCTGTCACTTCGGCGACGTGAGTATTTCTCGCTCCGCGTCAATCCAATCTTCCACATCACACCCCGGTCTGCAGCCTCGATCGATGTAGAGCTCATAAGCTCGCTTCGCAATCCGGTCACGAAGGTCATCGGACATGATTTGCTCTGGGATAGCAGCCTGTGTGGTATCAGCCTTGTCGTTGTGCCGTTTCTTTACCCGTTGCGGTTTCATGCTTCCCCCTTTTCCAGTCCTAGAGATGAAATATCTACCGGGTGCTGCGAACTGTTGAACCATGACTGAAATATGGGACTGATTCATGATTGAGCGGGCGGCTTCAGACTCATTGAAAAATCCGCATAGCGTTCAGAATATTGCCCTTCAGGGAATGCCTAGCTCTTGTTCGCGATGCAGCTTGGCGAGAGCCTCCGCTTCTTCGGCGGCCTTCGTGTAATAGCGCATGAAGTCGCGACAATGCCTGAGCAGCTCTCCCTTGGACTCTTTTGGAGAAAGCGGATAGTCGTGGGCTGCGTATCGATCGCTCATCTGACGCATTTCTTCTGCTTTACCGTGCAGGCGCAGAGCTTCCTGCTCATACCAGCTCGCCAGTCCACTGTGATTGTTGCGTTCAATGAGTTCGCGTGGTGGACCAGTTGAACAGGCCATGATCGCCACGCCGAAGAACAGGACAAACCACGACAGCTGCCGCGAGATCTTCATGGGCGCTTCACTCCTTCGAGCATGTGTTTATGCGCAGCTCGACACTCCAAAACCCAGAGCGGCGCCGGGGATCTTTTCGTACAAATTGCGTGATCGCCTCGGCGCCCCTGGTCATCCTATCGACATGTTCCGATGCTACAACCTATGGTCCCTTGCGGGTTAAACCCAAGTGTTCGGTCGCCAAAGCTGCAGCCTCGTCTGCCATCTTCCGGTAGTTTCGCGCAATTTGACGGCAATGGGCCGCCTCGTCGGCAATGTCGCTCGACTTATAGAGCTCCGGGTGATGCTCGTAGGATTCAGCGGTATTGTCCCAGAACCTTGCTTTCGCCTTGAAATCCTGGGCCTGCTCCGCATAGTACATCGCGAGTTCCTGATGATTACCCTTGGCAATCCCAGGCTCAGGACCTGTCATGGCAAAGCTTGGAATGGCCAAGCCCAGTAAGAGGACGATGAATGATAATCCCCTCATAACCTGTCGCATCGTAAATCCCCCCTTCTATTTTTGGCAGTGATCCATTTCACTGCCTGTGCTGATGCCGAAGCAATCAACGTACCAACTACTTAGGGCGATATTTTATATAGGAACCAATTCTATTACTGTATTAACTGACCAACACCTCCTCTTTTGCGACAATTCACCGTGGCAATAAAGGACAGGCTTCAATTTAACTGTCGCGTAACGCGACAATGGGCCATTACAAATATTCTTCCGACGGGACCGTCTGGCCTCGAACAGGCTCCTCTTATTACAGTTTCTGCACGGATGTATGGCAATTCGTTTGTTAAGAACGTCACGAGTGTCATGATCCTCTCGCCTCAATTTTTATCGTCCGGCCTTGCCTGCGCTCGCTCCACCACCTCCACATGACATAGATGGGCGGAATCACAAACAGCGTCAGGACCATTGCGGAGAACACCCCACCGACCTGTGGAGCGGCGATCCGCTTCATTACATCCGCCCCGGTTCCCGTAGCCCACATGACCGGGATCAACCCGATGACATCGACCAAGCCAATCATCATCATGGGCCTAATGCGTTCGACTGCCCCCAGCTGGACTGTGTCGATTAAATCTTCCAACGTCGTGAGCCCGCCGGCCGCTTTGCGTCGGGCGCAAGCTTCATCCAAATAGGCCAGCATGACCGCGCTGGTTTCCGCCGCGGTCCCCACGACAGTGATCAGCCCCACCCACACGGCAATGCTCATGTTGTAGCCAAGGATCGAGAGGTACCAGACGGCCCCGACTAATGAGAGCGGCACCCCGATCATCACCATG is a genomic window containing:
- a CDS encoding isoprenylcysteine carboxylmethyltransferase family protein, with translation MDEGSAYGLWSLVIINSVVFILFAFSFTRPRTTRDWRSLGAFSAFIVALFAEMYGFPLTIYLLSGWLESRYPGVNLWSHETGHLWHTLLGMKSHAHSDPLHILSGLLIFGGFFLLAASWEVLYRAQRSQTLAMTGPYARIRHPQYVAFIVIMLGFLLQWPTIPTLFMFPILVTMYVRLAHKEERQVRAEFGESYDRYAETTPAFFPRWGRQRREQIDGRLDS
- a CDS encoding DUF2933 domain-containing protein; translation: MNNLRRLVLYAFLAVLGFFLVTEHRAHVFGILPYLLLFACPLFHLLLHRRHGGHDSESPPGGKQPDSQANTGGHSHG
- the glgP gene encoding alpha-glucan family phosphorylase yields the protein MKDPVCGMKVFQEQALAATYGDRMFYFCSDLCRRTFLAGPERYLRPLEPAGTAGPFTQRVAYFTMEVALDPAMPTYSGGLGVLAGDTLRSFADLKIPAVGVSLLYWNGYFEQKLDEWGNQHEQPVSWEPRVQLRLLPATVTVAIEARTVIVQAWQYDLIGVTGGRVPVLLLDANRPDNAQQDRELSLWLYGGDDRYRLAQEIILGIGGIRMLQALGYSAVERFHMNEGHAAFLTLQLLRESTPVGSTEWDFPAVRRRCVFTTHTPVPSGHDQFAYDRVRRVMGDLLPLEVLQMLGGQDRLNMTLLGFNMSTYVNGVAKRHGEVSQQMFPAHVIDSITNGIHSVTWTSESFQDLYDRSIPGWRTDPFSLRYTISVPNQEIWNAHIKAKTRLLEEVRQRTQQQLRPDAFTIGFARRATLYKRADLILSAPRELTAVAKNAGPLQILFAGKAHPKDEPGKDMIRRIVQAAKQLERDVTILYLDNYDVTLARLLTAGVDLWLNTPQRPLEASGTSGMKAAHNGVPSLSVLDGWWVEGHIEGVTGWSIGSRTLGQVADEAEEARELYQKLRWTIVPMYYQSRDRWINVMRHTMAFNASFFNTHRMVQQYAANAYV
- a CDS encoding DUF2934 domain-containing protein, encoding MKPQRVKKRHNDKADTTQAAIPEQIMSDDLRDRIAKRAYELYIDRGCRPGCDVEDWIDAEREILTSPK